DNA sequence from the Thermoleophilia bacterium genome:
GTCTTCACGCAGCAAGAGCCGATGTTCGGCACGACTGGTAAACATACGGTACGGTTCAGTGACACCTCGCGTGACTAAATCGTCGACCAGTACACCCAGATATGCTTCATCCCGGCGGGGAAACCAGGGGGATTCTCCGCGAACATACCGGGCGGCATTAATCCCAGCTAATAAACCCTGCGCGGCTGCTTCTTCATAACCGGTCGTGCCGTTGATTTGCCCAGCAAAAAACAGACCGCGAACGACACGGGTTTGCAAAGTGGCTTCTAAATCGCGGGGATCAAAAAAGTCGTATTCAATGGCGTAGCCAGGGCGGGTAATGTGGGCATTTTCCAAGCCTCGGATGGAACGTACCAGTGCCCATTGAATATCAAAAGGGAGACTGGTAGAGATCCCATTAGGATAGAA
Encoded proteins:
- a CDS encoding tRNA uridine-5-carboxymethylaminomethyl(34) synthesis enzyme MnmG; the protein is GLDRSPLYTGVIEGIGPRYCPSIEDKIHRFADKTSHQVFLEPEGLHTREFYPNGISTSLPFDIQWALVRSIRGLENAHITRPGYAIEYDFFDPRDLEATLQTRVVRGLFFAGQINGTTGYEEAAAQGLLAGINAARYVRGESPWFPRRDEAYLGVLVDDLVTRGVTEPYRMFTSRAEHRLLLRED